A stretch of the Candidatus Eisenbacteria bacterium genome encodes the following:
- a CDS encoding DUF1624 domain-containing protein, with translation MNWKSALPEMVTIGFFFALRFEGLDLGFDAASSAPGAAAWARRSDRHRDAGDAASPDGISRAPPCGAARTVQTTRTADHDAGPIINANPSANRQVVGLSGCRARIGECPSPHPTAAPPIRQGPTGGEYSTGRPGGKPDRLASTVLSVRSSAATGLVRRRDAGVRRRATRHAGLGGGCVGGKSRFPFIDHFRGLIIALMALDHASTYFNTLWISFDPLDPLFPGLAQFLIRYSSYLCAPGFLILTGAMIWLAYQNRRKAGLSEWQAKWYFIKRGLFLVLLQITWVNSSWGGFASFRPAHIGIIACIGLSMCLLALFVNARWGIRLAIGLGVLIVHPFLLKIPYDPKNPWQEALMQTFIDAGDFNKYPVLPWFALATLGSVIGVGWLKDWTTTRRRVGWTLVIAAASFAVAIALRMGRGYGNLLPFDRLGTISFFLDPKYPPSLFHNLWFFGAVISTAAVLDLIGRAVPALLKPLAIYGRVALFFYAMHIAILGVVSKRLGLYYLQLDVGGTLLGWVALLLVMIPICVWFGRIKQRSDNWIIQMI, from the coding sequence ATGAACTGGAAATCCGCGCTTCCCGAGATGGTGACGATCGGCTTCTTCTTCGCCCTGCGCTTCGAGGGCCTGGATCTGGGCTTCGACGCCGCGTCTTCCGCTCCGGGCGCGGCGGCCTGGGCGAGGAGATCCGACCGCCATCGCGACGCCGGCGACGCCGCGTCGCCGGATGGGATCTCGCGGGCTCCCCCCTGCGGCGCCGCGAGAACCGTGCAGACAACGAGAACCGCTGACCACGATGCCGGACCGATCATCAATGCGAACCCCTCAGCGAATCGTCAGGTTGTCGGGTTGTCGGGTTGTCGTGCGAGGATCGGCGAGTGTCCGTCTCCCCACCCTACAGCGGCCCCACCCATCCGTCAGGGACCCACGGGGGGAGAATACAGCACCGGCCGCCCCGGGGGAAAGCCGGATCGCCTTGCGTCTACCGTGCTCAGCGTGAGATCATCCGCCGCAACGGGCTTGGTCCGGAGGCGCGATGCCGGAGTCCGCCGCCGGGCCACGAGACATGCCGGTCTCGGGGGAGGATGCGTGGGTGGGAAGTCGAGGTTCCCCTTCATCGACCATTTCCGCGGCCTCATCATAGCCCTGATGGCGCTCGATCACGCGTCCACCTACTTCAACACCCTCTGGATATCGTTCGACCCGCTGGACCCCCTGTTTCCCGGACTCGCCCAGTTCCTGATCCGCTACTCCAGCTACCTGTGCGCCCCCGGATTCCTGATCCTGACCGGCGCGATGATCTGGCTCGCCTACCAGAACCGCCGCAAGGCGGGCCTGAGCGAGTGGCAGGCCAAGTGGTACTTCATCAAGCGCGGGCTCTTCCTCGTTCTCCTGCAGATCACCTGGGTGAACTCGTCCTGGGGAGGGTTCGCCAGCTTCAGGCCGGCGCACATCGGGATCATCGCCTGCATCGGGCTCTCGATGTGCCTCCTCGCCCTCTTCGTGAACGCGCGCTGGGGGATCAGGCTGGCGATCGGACTCGGCGTCCTCATCGTCCATCCCTTCCTGCTCAAGATCCCTTACGACCCGAAGAATCCCTGGCAGGAGGCACTCATGCAGACCTTCATCGACGCGGGGGACTTCAACAAGTACCCGGTCCTGCCCTGGTTCGCGCTGGCGACGCTGGGATCGGTGATCGGCGTCGGATGGCTGAAGGACTGGACGACGACAAGGCGGCGGGTCGGCTGGACTCTCGTCATCGCCGCGGCCAGTTTCGCCGTGGCCATCGCGCTCCGCATGGGAAGGGGATACGGAAACCTGCTTCCCTTCGATCGCCTCGGCACCATCTCGTTCTTCCTCGATCCGAAGTACCCCCCCAGCCTCTTCCACAATCTCTGGTTCTTCGGGGCCGTGATCTCGACCGCCGCCGTTCTCGACCTGATCGGCCGCGCCGTGCCCGCCCTGCTCAAGCCGCTGGCGATCTACGGCCGTGTCGCCCTCTTCTTCTACGCGATGCACATCGCGATCCTGGGGGTCGTCTCGAAGCGGCTGGGGCTCTACTACCTTCAGCTGGACGTCGGAGGCACGCTTCTCGGGTGGGTCGCGCTCCTTCTCGTGATGATTCCGATCTGCGTCTGGTTCGGGAGGATCAAGCAACGGAGCGACAACTGGATCATCCAGATGATCTAG